The Chryseobacterium nakagawai genome has a segment encoding these proteins:
- a CDS encoding DNA-deoxyinosine glycosylase, with the protein MQNRISSFPPLIDEQSEILILGSIPGIKSLEMQQYYAHPQNKFWKIILELLNEEFTEDYPKRIEILKEHHIALWDVIDSCERKGSLDSEIKNEEANQIGKLLEGHPNVKAIFCNGGKSYKSLQKLLGKSYKLPIFLMPSTSPLHTISFEKKFKEWKKILEFLG; encoded by the coding sequence ATGCAAAACCGTATTTCATCATTTCCCCCTCTCATAGATGAACAGTCTGAAATTTTAATTCTGGGTTCTATTCCCGGAATAAAATCATTGGAAATGCAGCAATATTACGCCCATCCACAAAACAAATTCTGGAAGATCATCCTGGAATTGTTGAATGAAGAATTTACCGAAGATTATCCCAAAAGAATTGAGATCTTAAAGGAACATCACATTGCTCTTTGGGATGTCATTGATTCCTGCGAAAGAAAAGGAAGTCTTGATTCTGAGATTAAAAATGAAGAAGCTAATCAGATTGGGAAACTGTTGGAAGGACACCCTAATGTGAAAGCAATTTTCTGTAACGGAGGGAAATCGTATAAGAGTCTGCAAAAGCTTTTAGGAAAAAGCTATAAGCTTCCCATTTTTCTAATGCCATCCACTAGCCCGCTTCATACCATTTCTTTTGAAAAAAAGTTTAAAGAATGGAAGAAAATATTGGAGTTTCTGGGGTGA
- a CDS encoding S9 family peptidase — MKLKYSLLALAAPLLMNAQQLMTPEILWTLKKVGVQAVSPDQASLIYKVGQVDLKTEKTKNENYFLNVLNHQASKIDFGKKALIQWDRNGIYAQEGDKIYLSKDAGKTWTEFYTIGEADNIVISPDGKRIAFSKQVLVEKLMGKDKYNDTPKTTAQVYTDLNHRHWDYFNEGKYNHVFVVNTSDKVEAAKDLLEGKTWDSPQRPFGGAEDFVWSPDSAQLLYVTKPKSGKEYATSTNTDIFAYDLATGTTKNLTEANKGYDVNPKFSPDGKSLIWQSMARDGYEADKNDVKILDWKTGKITNLTAGWDDSVSGDVLWGADSKTIYFTAAYRGTKQLFSLDSKSAKVQQITKGDFDVNEIFTDNKTSVIVGRTDVNHATELFSVNLKNGEMKQVTEANKDTYAKLAQGKSELKMVKTSDGKEMGVWFHYPPNFDPNKKYPTLVYCQGGPQSALTQYFSVRWNFALMTANDYIVVAPNRRGMPGWGTKWNEDISRDWGGQPMRDYLAATDYAKTLPYVDGDRVAAVGASYGGYSVFMLAGIHENRFKTFIAHDGLFDMKSWYLTTEELWFANWDIGSPWEKPQPKAYTEFNPSNFVEKWNKPIMIVQGGIDFRVPYEQGQEAFQAAKLRGLKSKLLYFPNENHWVLHPQNGLVWQREFFDWLKETL; from the coding sequence ATGAAACTTAAGTACAGCCTGCTGGCTCTGGCAGCTCCGCTCTTAATGAATGCACAACAATTAATGACACCTGAAATTCTTTGGACTTTGAAAAAAGTAGGAGTACAGGCTGTTTCTCCGGATCAGGCATCCCTTATTTATAAAGTAGGACAGGTAGATCTGAAAACTGAAAAAACAAAAAATGAGAACTATTTTCTGAATGTTCTTAATCACCAGGCTTCCAAAATCGATTTCGGTAAAAAAGCATTGATCCAGTGGGATAGAAATGGGATTTACGCTCAGGAAGGAGATAAAATCTATCTTTCAAAAGATGCCGGAAAAACATGGACAGAATTCTATACGATTGGTGAGGCTGACAATATTGTTATTTCTCCGGATGGGAAAAGAATTGCTTTCAGTAAACAGGTATTGGTAGAGAAATTAATGGGGAAAGACAAGTACAATGATACTCCTAAAACTACCGCTCAGGTATATACAGACCTTAACCACAGACACTGGGATTACTTCAATGAAGGAAAATATAACCACGTATTTGTAGTAAACACCTCAGATAAAGTAGAAGCAGCTAAAGATTTATTGGAAGGAAAAACATGGGATTCCCCTCAAAGACCTTTTGGTGGTGCTGAAGATTTTGTGTGGAGCCCGGATTCTGCACAGCTTTTATATGTTACCAAACCAAAAAGTGGTAAAGAATACGCAACCAGTACCAATACCGATATCTTTGCTTATGATCTGGCTACAGGAACTACTAAAAACCTGACTGAGGCAAACAAAGGGTATGATGTCAATCCAAAATTTAGCCCGGATGGAAAATCTTTAATCTGGCAGAGTATGGCCAGAGATGGTTATGAGGCTGATAAAAATGATGTAAAAATTCTGGACTGGAAAACAGGAAAGATTACAAATCTTACAGCAGGCTGGGATGACAGCGTTTCAGGAGATGTACTTTGGGGTGCAGATTCAAAGACAATCTATTTCACAGCAGCTTACAGAGGAACAAAACAATTGTTCTCTTTAGATTCAAAGTCTGCAAAAGTACAGCAGATCACCAAAGGAGATTTTGATGTGAATGAAATTTTTACAGATAATAAAACTTCGGTCATAGTAGGAAGAACAGATGTAAACCATGCTACAGAATTATTCTCTGTAAACCTTAAAAACGGAGAAATGAAGCAGGTTACTGAAGCAAATAAAGATACTTATGCGAAGTTAGCACAAGGGAAATCTGAGCTTAAAATGGTAAAAACTTCGGATGGTAAAGAAATGGGCGTATGGTTCCATTATCCGCCGAATTTTGATCCTAATAAAAAATACCCAACATTAGTATATTGCCAGGGAGGGCCACAGTCTGCATTAACACAATATTTCAGCGTAAGATGGAATTTTGCCCTAATGACAGCAAACGATTATATCGTAGTAGCCCCAAACAGAAGAGGTATGCCGGGCTGGGGAACAAAATGGAATGAAGACATCTCAAGAGATTGGGGTGGACAACCAATGAGAGATTACCTTGCAGCTACAGATTATGCAAAAACATTACCGTATGTAGATGGTGACAGAGTAGCAGCTGTTGGAGCAAGTTACGGAGGATATAGTGTATTTATGCTAGCTGGAATTCACGAAAACAGATTCAAAACATTCATTGCTCATGATGGATTATTCGATATGAAATCATGGTATCTGACTACTGAAGAACTTTGGTTTGCGAATTGGGATATTGGTTCACCATGGGAAAAACCACAGCCAAAAGCTTATACAGAGTTTAACCCAAGCAATTTTGTAGAAAAATGGAACAAGCCAATTATGATCGTTCAGGGAGGAATTGATTTCCGTGTACCTTACGAGCAGGGACAAGAAGCTTTCCAGGCAGCAAAACTAAGAGGATTAAAATCTAAACTGTTGTATTTCCCGAATGAAAATCACTGGGTACTTCATCCACAAAACGGATTGGTATGGCAAAGAGAATTCTTTGACTGGTTAAAAGAAACATTATAA